ACTCCAGCTGGTACCAGCGAGTGATACCGGCGATTTGGTCGCGCTGCGGAGCCTGAGCGGCGATAGTTATTTGCCCGCCCAGGGCGTCAGCCGCCTCAAACAGGGTGACATCATGACCGCGCTCAGCAGCAACGCGAGCTGCCTCCATGCCGCCGGGGCCGCCACCTACCACCACGACTTTGCGCTTAGCGCCCTCGGTCTTTTCAATGATATGCGGCAGGCCCATGTATTCCCGCGAGGTGGCAGCGTTTTGAATACACAGTACGTCCAGGCCCTGGTATTGGCGGTCGATGCAGTAGTTAGCCCCCACGCACTGCTTAATCTGGTCTATCTGCCCCATCTTGATCTTGGCGATCAGGTGAGGGTCAGCAATATGCGCCCGGGTCATGCCCACCAAGTCCACGTAGCCCCCTTCGAGAATACGCTGGGCCTGATTGGGATCTTTAATATTCTGGGCGTGGATTACCGGTACATTCACCACTTCCTTGATCCCCGCCGCCAGATGTAGAAAAGGCTCCGGTGGATAAGACATATTGGGGATAACGTTGGCCAGTGTGTTGTGAGTGTCGCAGCCAGAGCCGATGACGCCGAAAAAGTCGACCATTTTAGTGGCATCGTAATAAGCGGCGATTTGCTTCATGTCTTCATGCGAGAGACCATCCGGGTGGAATTCGTCGCCACAAATGCGCATACCCACCACGAAGTCATCGCCCACTTCGGCGCGCACCGCTTTGAGTACTTCCATGCCGAAGCGCATGCGATTTTCGAAACTACCGCCCCACTGGTCCTCGCGCTTATTGACCCGCGGGCTCCAGAACTGGTCGATTAGGTGCTGGTGAACGGCGGACAGCTCGACACCGTCGAGGCCGCCTTCCTTGGCCCGGCGCGCGGCCTGGGCGAAGTCACCGATGATGCGCCAAATCTCCTCCTCCTCGATGGTCTTGCAGGTGGAGCGGTGCACCGGCTCGCGGATACCAGAGGGGGATACCAGGGTCGACCAATCGAAGCCGTCCCAGCGTGAGCGGCGTCCCATATGGGTAATCTGGATCATGATCTTGCCACCATGCTTGTGCACGGCGTCCGCCAGATTCTGAAAGTGTGGAATGATGCGATCGGTAGAAAGGTTCACCGAACTCCACCAACCCTGGGGGCTATCAATGGACACCACTGATGAGCCACCGCAGATACACAGGCCACAGCCACCCTTAGATTTTTCTTCGTAATACCTGACGTAGCGCTCAGTCGTCATACCACCGTCAGTGGCATGCACCTCGGCATGGGCAGTACTGACCACACGGTTGCGGATGGTCAGCTTGCCGATCTCGATTGGCTCAAAGATTGCGTCAAATGCCATGGTTATC
This genomic window from Halomonas sp. TD01 contains:
- the dgcA gene encoding dimethylglycine demethylation protein DgcA — protein: MAFDAIFEPIEIGKLTIRNRVVSTAHAEVHATDGGMTTERYVRYYEEKSKGGCGLCICGGSSVVSIDSPQGWWSSVNLSTDRIIPHFQNLADAVHKHGGKIMIQITHMGRRSRWDGFDWSTLVSPSGIREPVHRSTCKTIEEEEIWRIIGDFAQAARRAKEGGLDGVELSAVHQHLIDQFWSPRVNKREDQWGGSFENRMRFGMEVLKAVRAEVGDDFVVGMRICGDEFHPDGLSHEDMKQIAAYYDATKMVDFFGVIGSGCDTHNTLANVIPNMSYPPEPFLHLAAGIKEVVNVPVIHAQNIKDPNQAQRILEGGYVDLVGMTRAHIADPHLIAKIKMGQIDQIKQCVGANYCIDRQYQGLDVLCIQNAATSREYMGLPHIIEKTEGAKRKVVVVGGGPGGMEAARVAAERGHDVTLFEAADALGGQITIAAQAPQRDQIAGITRWYQLELARLKVDLRLGARADEATLLDLRPDIVVLATGGQPFLSQHPEWGYSENAEESLVVSTWDILSGKVAPGKNVLIYDAICEFSGVSAADYLADKGAKVEIVTDDIKPGAAVGGTTFPTYYRSLYEKEVIMSSDLMLHKVYREGDGLVAVLENEYTGALEERVVDQVVVENGVRPDEALYYALKEQSRNKGQVDLEALYAIQPQPSLSEEGDGFLLFRLGDCTAPRNTHAAIYDALRICKDF